One Longimicrobiales bacterium genomic window, AGAGGAAGCGCATCGTCGTCAGCACGCGGTCGGCTGCCTCCCCGCGCGTGATCCAGCCGCGCTCCGCCCCCACTGCATAGCCGGGGATCGCGAAGCCGATCGCGGCCACACTCGAGAACGACTCCGACGGCCAGCGGTCGGGTACGAGGCCGTTCGCAGGATTGGACACATCCCAGAAGAATCGGAAGGTCCGCTCCTGCAGCGTATCGAGGAATGCGACGTCCGCCGCCGACAGCGCGTCGCCCGGGGACGCATCGGGCGCGGTCGCTGGCGCGCAGGCGGCGACAGGCAGGAGCAGGCAGAGGAGGACCAGGGGCGAGCGTCGCATGCACCACCGTCCGGCAGGAATCGTGGCGCCGCGGCAGGATCGCGGCGAATGGAACCGTTTACAGTGTGGGCCGGACGGGTGGGGGTGTCAACGGTGTTGCGGTGGGCGTGCGGTCCGGCACAGGATGAAACTGGCACCCCCCATGCAGCACGTGTGCTCACCCTCTCGCGGAGCGGCCCCATGTCTTCCCACCCCTTGCGACGTGCAGCGCCGGGCGTGCTCGCCCTCACGCTGGTGCTCGGCTGCAGCCTGAACAAGTCCGGCAACGGGGCCGTTGCTGAGCGGGATGGGCAGCTCATTACTGCGGAGCAGATCCGCCTGTCGGGTGCTTCGACGGGGTGGGACGTGCTGCGGCGATTCGGCGAGCACCTGAGCATCACGGATCACGAGCGGGGTCCGGTGCGCGTTACGCGGCGGGGACGGGAGAGCATCTACATCCCGGAAGCGCCGATGCTGCTCGTGG contains:
- a CDS encoding TonB-dependent receptor plug domain-containing protein: MSSHPLRRAAPGVLALTLVLGCSLNKSGNGAVAERDGQLITAEQIRLSGASTGWDVLRRFGEHLSITDHERGPVRVTRRGRESIYIPEAPMLLVDGVRVSSFRVLSQLPARDIESMRILTGSEGATRYGIHAASGVIIVETFYQDPTRAAADTTAAAVRVGQARQPQDRR